In Fluviicola taffensis DSM 16823, the following are encoded in one genomic region:
- the uvrA gene encoding excinuclease ABC subunit UvrA, whose amino-acid sequence MSERYIHIKGARVNNLKNLEVKIEHGKFTVITGLSGSGKSSLAFDTLYAEGQRRYIESLSSYARQFLGKLDKPETDFIKGIAPAIAIQQKVITNNPRSTVGTTTEIYDYLKILFARIGKTFSPISGNEVKKDSVTDVINYITTLENDIRLLIAAPFPSLEKYGIEKTLKLLKEQGYVRILHNHELKQLEDLKATDLKFSDNIQIVVDRVVTQEMDSDFSGRLGDSIQLAFMEGHGDCSIIHAGTMEIRTFSNRFELDNMTFVEPSPHLFTFNNPFGACKTCEGYGSIIGVDPNLVIPDPSLSVFEGAVVPWKGDVMSEYLQELIQSARKFDFPIHRPVEELTEEQLQLLWDGNKYFAGINGFFKFVESQSYKIQYRVLLSRYRGKTGCPECHGTRLREDANYVKVGGISIKELVLMPVENALNFFQTLEVDPLELKITNRILPEITQRLSFLCEVGLGYLTLNRAANTLSGGESQRINLATSLGSSLVGSMYILDEPSIGLHPRDTERLIGVLKKLRDLGNTVIVVEHEEDMMIHADEIIDIGPAAGKFGGEVVFQGKFDALKKNNTSLTTQYLTGVREIPVPKKRRIGTNKISVVGAKEHNLKNVSVDFPLNRIVAVTGVSGSGKSTLVKEILYPGIRKYLGQYGDHQGNVKRIDGDLSTIAEIELIDQNPIGKSSRSNPVTYVKAFDDIRELFSRQNAAKHNGYKPGFFSFNVEGGRCEMCEGEGVVTVSMQFMADVHLLCESCGGSRYRQEALEVHYRDKNISDILNMDISSALAFFKENTDKLEEKIIQKIQPLEDVGLGYLQMGQSSSSLSGGEAQRVKLASFLIKGAQKSNKTLFIFDEPTTGLHFFDIEKLLIAFNRLVDDGHSIIVIEHNMDVIKAADWIIDIGPEGGNKGGNIEFTGTPEELVQVKGNYTGIHLKNKLK is encoded by the coding sequence ACAGGACTGTCAGGTTCCGGGAAATCATCTTTAGCTTTTGATACGCTTTATGCAGAAGGACAAAGACGTTACATTGAAAGCTTGTCTTCTTATGCACGTCAATTTTTAGGAAAATTAGACAAACCTGAAACGGATTTTATCAAAGGAATTGCCCCAGCTATTGCGATTCAACAAAAAGTGATTACAAACAATCCAAGATCTACCGTTGGAACAACAACAGAGATATACGATTACCTGAAAATTCTTTTTGCTCGAATTGGAAAAACCTTCTCTCCTATTTCAGGAAACGAGGTCAAGAAAGATTCTGTGACAGATGTCATTAATTATATCACCACTTTAGAAAACGACATTCGACTGTTAATTGCAGCTCCGTTTCCTTCTTTGGAAAAATACGGCATTGAAAAAACATTGAAATTGCTCAAGGAACAAGGATATGTACGCATTTTACACAATCACGAGCTCAAGCAATTGGAAGATCTCAAAGCGACCGATTTAAAATTTTCTGATAATATTCAGATTGTTGTAGACCGAGTTGTTACGCAAGAAATGGATAGCGATTTTTCTGGACGATTGGGAGATTCTATTCAACTTGCATTCATGGAAGGTCATGGAGATTGTTCCATTATTCATGCTGGAACGATGGAGATTCGAACTTTCTCCAACCGCTTCGAATTAGATAATATGACTTTCGTAGAGCCATCTCCTCACCTATTTACATTTAATAATCCTTTTGGAGCTTGTAAAACCTGTGAAGGCTACGGTTCTATCATCGGAGTTGATCCTAATTTGGTGATTCCAGATCCAAGTTTAAGTGTTTTTGAAGGAGCAGTTGTTCCTTGGAAAGGCGATGTAATGAGCGAATATTTACAAGAACTCATACAAAGCGCACGGAAATTTGATTTCCCGATTCACAGACCCGTAGAAGAATTAACGGAAGAACAATTGCAACTTTTGTGGGATGGAAATAAATACTTCGCAGGAATTAATGGATTCTTCAAATTTGTTGAAAGTCAATCCTACAAAATTCAATATCGTGTTTTATTGTCCCGATACCGAGGGAAAACTGGCTGTCCAGAATGTCATGGAACGCGTTTAAGAGAAGATGCAAACTATGTGAAAGTTGGTGGAATCAGTATTAAAGAGTTGGTTTTGATGCCTGTTGAAAATGCTTTGAACTTTTTTCAAACATTAGAAGTTGATCCTTTAGAATTAAAAATTACCAATCGAATTTTACCGGAAATTACGCAACGTCTTTCTTTTTTATGTGAAGTTGGATTGGGATATTTAACTTTAAACAGAGCTGCAAACACCCTTTCAGGAGGAGAATCGCAGCGAATCAACTTAGCAACTTCATTGGGAAGTAGTTTGGTTGGATCAATGTATATTTTAGATGAACCAAGTATCGGCTTGCATCCACGAGACACTGAACGATTAATCGGAGTTTTGAAAAAGTTGCGGGATCTCGGTAATACGGTAATCGTTGTTGAGCACGAAGAAGATATGATGATTCATGCTGATGAAATCATTGATATTGGTCCCGCAGCTGGGAAATTTGGTGGAGAAGTTGTTTTTCAAGGAAAATTCGACGCACTTAAAAAGAACAATACAAGTCTTACCACACAATATTTGACAGGAGTTAGAGAGATTCCTGTTCCAAAGAAACGGAGAATTGGAACCAATAAAATTTCAGTAGTTGGCGCAAAGGAACACAATCTGAAAAACGTTTCTGTTGACTTTCCACTCAACAGAATTGTTGCTGTTACTGGAGTAAGTGGTTCAGGGAAATCTACGCTTGTAAAAGAAATTTTGTATCCCGGAATTCGCAAATACTTAGGTCAATATGGAGATCATCAAGGAAATGTGAAGCGCATTGATGGCGATTTATCTACAATTGCAGAAATCGAACTAATCGATCAAAATCCAATTGGAAAATCTTCTCGAAGTAACCCAGTAACTTATGTCAAAGCATTTGATGATATTCGTGAATTATTCTCGCGTCAAAATGCAGCGAAACACAATGGATACAAACCAGGATTCTTTTCATTCAATGTGGAAGGTGGCCGTTGTGAAATGTGTGAAGGTGAAGGTGTTGTAACTGTCAGCATGCAATTTATGGCGGATGTTCATTTGCTGTGTGAATCATGCGGAGGAAGCCGATACCGACAAGAAGCTTTGGAAGTTCATTACCGCGACAAAAATATTTCAGACATCCTAAATATGGATATTTCATCTGCTTTGGCATTCTTCAAAGAAAATACCGACAAGTTAGAAGAGAAAATTATTCAGAAAATTCAACCGTTGGAAGACGTTGGATTGGGTTATTTGCAAATGGGACAATCCAGTAGTTCTTTAAGTGGTGGTGAAGCTCAACGCGTAAAATTGGCTTCCTTCCTCATTAAAGGTGCTCAAAAAAGTAATAAAACACTTTTCATATTTGATGAGCCTACAACTGGACTTCACTTCTTCGATATTGAAAAATTATTGATTGCTTTCAACCGATTAGTCGACGATGGGCATTCTATCATTGTTATTGAACACAATATGGATGTTATCAAAGCTGCAGACTGGATTATTGATATTGGACCAGAAGGTGGCAATAAAGGTGGAAACATCGAATTTACAGGCACACCGGAAGAACTAGTTCAAGTAAAAGGAAACTACACAGGAATTCACTTAAAGAATAAGTTGAAGTAG